In one Parageobacillus genomosp. 1 genomic region, the following are encoded:
- a CDS encoding TIGR04086 family membrane protein, translating into MSRWGTAIVYGVVTIFLLAAVISFFLSLILKWTDVQEASLTWVIFAGSLLSMFIGGLVAGGKGKEKGWLTGGITSLSFTAIVFFFQFLGLEKSFTMEQWIYHLIFFVAAALGGIVGVNLKASRS; encoded by the coding sequence ATGTCAAGATGGGGAACAGCGATTGTTTACGGGGTTGTTACTATTTTCTTGCTGGCGGCAGTGATCAGTTTCTTTCTATCTCTTATCCTCAAGTGGACAGATGTGCAGGAAGCTTCATTAACATGGGTTATTTTTGCCGGGTCGCTTCTTTCCATGTTCATCGGCGGGCTGGTCGCCGGTGGAAAAGGGAAAGAAAAAGGATGGCTGACCGGCGGGATTACCAGTTTATCATTTACTGCCATCGTATTTTTCTTTCAATTTTTAGGATTGGAAAAATCCTTTACCATGGAACAATGGATCTATCACCTCATCTTTTTCGTAGCGGCGGCACTTGG